A genomic window from Maridesulfovibrio sp. includes:
- a CDS encoding ABC transporter permease produces MLGYRLQKRDEPWNWGAPFIIVGALVLSFGISALLLELQGKSAVQGLLVLWQGSFGASWALEDALLKSIPIFLCALGVATAFRMQVWNIGAEGQFALGAIGATWAALTFPNLPGFVLMPLMFICAALFGAVWAYIPAILRLKLQVNEIISTLMLNYIAILLLQYLVFGAWKDPASFGFPVTPEFSPGAIIGQIGDTRLHWGFAVCVGAGIAMWAFMRFTRLGFEIKIAGEGERIAMYSRLPYGMLTILVMAISGALAGWAGCIEASATINRLQPSIMVGYGYTAIVVAWLARLHPLYIGISAYLLAALRVGVENMQLELQTPASFGSIMEGLILMSVLAGQMFVTYKIVKKN; encoded by the coding sequence TGTGGGCGCTCTGGTTCTATCTTTCGGGATCAGCGCGCTCCTGCTTGAATTGCAGGGAAAATCTGCTGTACAAGGACTCCTCGTGCTTTGGCAGGGGTCTTTTGGTGCTTCTTGGGCTTTGGAAGATGCCCTCCTAAAATCTATTCCCATTTTTCTTTGTGCATTGGGGGTCGCAACAGCCTTCAGGATGCAGGTCTGGAATATCGGAGCTGAAGGCCAGTTCGCCCTTGGCGCAATCGGGGCAACTTGGGCCGCACTTACTTTTCCGAATCTTCCCGGCTTTGTGCTTATGCCGCTTATGTTTATCTGTGCAGCTCTCTTCGGTGCTGTATGGGCATACATACCGGCCATCCTGCGGCTTAAGTTGCAGGTGAATGAGATTATTTCCACCTTGATGCTCAACTACATCGCCATCCTGCTGCTTCAATATCTTGTGTTCGGCGCATGGAAGGACCCGGCCAGTTTTGGGTTCCCCGTGACTCCGGAGTTCTCTCCGGGTGCAATCATCGGGCAGATCGGTGATACCCGTTTACACTGGGGCTTCGCTGTTTGCGTCGGAGCAGGTATTGCTATGTGGGCGTTCATGCGTTTCACAAGACTCGGTTTTGAAATCAAAATAGCAGGCGAAGGCGAAAGAATCGCTATGTATTCGCGGCTTCCTTATGGAATGCTGACCATTCTGGTCATGGCAATTTCCGGTGCGTTGGCGGGATGGGCCGGGTGCATTGAAGCTTCCGCGACAATCAACAGATTGCAGCCTTCCATCATGGTCGGTTACGGATACACCGCGATCGTTGTAGCATGGCTGGCAAGACTGCATCCACTCTACATCGGCATTTCCGCGTACCTTTTGGCTGCTCTGCGCGTAGGTGTCGAAAACATGCAGCTTGAGTTGCAGACCCCGGCTTCTTTCGGATCGATCATGGAAGGGCTGATTCTTATGTCCGTTCTCGCTGGTCAGATGTTTGTTACTTACAAGATTGTGAAGAAAAATTGA